In a genomic window of Zingiber officinale cultivar Zhangliang chromosome 9B, Zo_v1.1, whole genome shotgun sequence:
- the LOC122024590 gene encoding probable trehalose-phosphate phosphatase 2 isoform X1 — protein MDLKSNHNSPVLTDPASLSKSRLGLPSNMTPCSPAALPFSSSGLYLTFPKILNCKLHNAHVNGWLDAIIVSSPRKKLNKDLISECQLDDNDAAYQTWMINYPSALNSFHLITSYAKCKTVALFLDYDGTLSPIVDNPDHAFMSSAMRAAVREAANHFPTAIISGRSRDKVHEFVKLSELYYAGSHGMDIMGPIRISESVGDHPVCIKTTDSKGKEVHLFQPAREFLPMINEVYKSLIEITSNIIGVKVENNKFCVSVHYRNVDKRMWDEVGLRVFGLIKGFPRLRVTHGRKVLEVRPMIDWNKGKAVEFLLESLQLSQRNNVLPIYVGDDRTDEDAFKVLRERIHGFGILVSNVPKETNAYYSLRDPSEVQEFLKSLVRWKKFTASQTEDNNIDLMKA, from the exons ATGGATTTGAAGTCAAACCATAATTCACCTGTCCTCACTGATCCTGCATCTCTGAGCAAGTCAAGATTGGGCTTGCCCTCTAACATGACGCCATGCTCTCCTGCAGCATTGCCATTCTCATCTTCTGGTTTGTATCTAACATTTCCCAAAATACTAAATTGTAAACTTCATAATGCCCATGTTAACGGTTGGTTGGATGCAATAATAGTATCTTCACCTCGCAAAAAGTTGAACAAGGACCTGATCTCTGAGTGTCAATTAGATGACAATGATGCTGCTTATCAAACCTGGATG ATAAATTATCCATCCGCTTTAAACTCCTTTCACCTAATCACAAGTTATGCTAAATGCAAGACAGTTGCATTGTTTTTGGACTATGATGGAACTCTTTCACCAATTGTGGATAATCCTGACCATGCATTTATGTCAAGTGCA ATGCGTGCTGCTGTAAGAGAGGCTGCTAATCATTTCCCCACTGCAATTATTAGTGGAAGGTCTCGTGACAAG GTACATGAATTTGTCAAGTTATCGGAGCTGTATTATGCTGGCAGTCATGGGATGGATATAATGGGTCCAATCAGAATATCTGAATCTGTTGGTGATCATCCAGTCTGCATTAAGACAACTGATAGTAAG GGTAAAGAAGTACATCTCTTCCAACCTGCTAGGGAATTTCTACCAATGATCAATGAG GTGTATAAATCCCTCATTGAGATCACTAGCAATATCATAGGTGTCAAAGTAGAGAATAACAAGTTTTGCGTCTCTGTACATTACCGCAATGTGGATAAAAGG ATGTGGGATGAAGTTGGACTTCGTGTATTTGGCTTGATAAAGGGTTTTCCACGTTTGCGTGTTACCCATGGGCGGAAG GTTTTAGAGGTCCGCCCTATGATAGACTGGAACAAGGGAAAAGCCGTTGAGTTTCTTCTTGAATCACTGCAGCTTAGCCAACGCAACAATGTGCTCCCAATTTATGTTGGAGATGATCGTACCGATGAAGATGCATTCAAG GTTTTGAGAGAGAGAATCCATGGATTTGGCATCTTAGTTTCGAATGTGCCAAAGGAAACTAATGCTTACTACTCCCTGAGAGACCCATCTGAG GTACAAGAATTTCTCAAGTCTCTTGTGAGATGGAAGAAGTTCACAGCATCACAAACTGAAGACAACAATATAGATTTGATGAAAGCATAG
- the LOC122024590 gene encoding probable trehalose-phosphate phosphatase F isoform X2 translates to MDLKSNHNSPVLTDPASLSKSRLGLPSNMTPCSPAALPFSSSVSSPRKKLNKDLISECQLDDNDAAYQTWMINYPSALNSFHLITSYAKCKTVALFLDYDGTLSPIVDNPDHAFMSSAMRAAVREAANHFPTAIISGRSRDKVHEFVKLSELYYAGSHGMDIMGPIRISESVGDHPVCIKTTDSKGKEVHLFQPAREFLPMINEVYKSLIEITSNIIGVKVENNKFCVSVHYRNVDKRMWDEVGLRVFGLIKGFPRLRVTHGRKVLEVRPMIDWNKGKAVEFLLESLQLSQRNNVLPIYVGDDRTDEDAFKVLRERIHGFGILVSNVPKETNAYYSLRDPSEVQEFLKSLVRWKKFTASQTEDNNIDLMKA, encoded by the exons ATGGATTTGAAGTCAAACCATAATTCACCTGTCCTCACTGATCCTGCATCTCTGAGCAAGTCAAGATTGGGCTTGCCCTCTAACATGACGCCATGCTCTCCTGCAGCATTGCCATTCTCATCTTCTG TATCTTCACCTCGCAAAAAGTTGAACAAGGACCTGATCTCTGAGTGTCAATTAGATGACAATGATGCTGCTTATCAAACCTGGATG ATAAATTATCCATCCGCTTTAAACTCCTTTCACCTAATCACAAGTTATGCTAAATGCAAGACAGTTGCATTGTTTTTGGACTATGATGGAACTCTTTCACCAATTGTGGATAATCCTGACCATGCATTTATGTCAAGTGCA ATGCGTGCTGCTGTAAGAGAGGCTGCTAATCATTTCCCCACTGCAATTATTAGTGGAAGGTCTCGTGACAAG GTACATGAATTTGTCAAGTTATCGGAGCTGTATTATGCTGGCAGTCATGGGATGGATATAATGGGTCCAATCAGAATATCTGAATCTGTTGGTGATCATCCAGTCTGCATTAAGACAACTGATAGTAAG GGTAAAGAAGTACATCTCTTCCAACCTGCTAGGGAATTTCTACCAATGATCAATGAG GTGTATAAATCCCTCATTGAGATCACTAGCAATATCATAGGTGTCAAAGTAGAGAATAACAAGTTTTGCGTCTCTGTACATTACCGCAATGTGGATAAAAGG ATGTGGGATGAAGTTGGACTTCGTGTATTTGGCTTGATAAAGGGTTTTCCACGTTTGCGTGTTACCCATGGGCGGAAG GTTTTAGAGGTCCGCCCTATGATAGACTGGAACAAGGGAAAAGCCGTTGAGTTTCTTCTTGAATCACTGCAGCTTAGCCAACGCAACAATGTGCTCCCAATTTATGTTGGAGATGATCGTACCGATGAAGATGCATTCAAG GTTTTGAGAGAGAGAATCCATGGATTTGGCATCTTAGTTTCGAATGTGCCAAAGGAAACTAATGCTTACTACTCCCTGAGAGACCCATCTGAG GTACAAGAATTTCTCAAGTCTCTTGTGAGATGGAAGAAGTTCACAGCATCACAAACTGAAGACAACAATATAGATTTGATGAAAGCATAG
- the LOC122024120 gene encoding transcription factor MYBS3-like has product MMRRCSHCSHNGHNSRTCPNRGGVKLFGVRLTDGSIQKSASMGNLSLLSGSSGGASPADGPEPAAGAATDGYASEDFVKGSSASCRERKKGNPWTEEEHRMFLLGLQKLGKGDWRGISRNYVVSRTPTQVASHAQKYFIRKSNITRRKRRSSLFDMEADEPLEPQTLLVFQESDAQNNKPLPIPPILNEEDESMDSKVEIIEEVPQPEAQQPTYPLMLPTYFSPFIQFPSSYWSGYKMDTLEQQTHEIIKPTAVRSKTPINIDELVGMSKLSIGESLVGTTSSLDFRGGSNRQSAFHANPSTRSQT; this is encoded by the exons ATGATGCGCCGGTGCTCTCACTGCAGCCACAATGGCCACAACTCCCGGACGTGCCCCAACCGCGGCGGGGTGAAGCTCTTCGGCGTGCGCCTCACCGACGGTTCCATTCAGAAGAGCGCCAGCATGGGGAACCTATCCTTACTTTCCGGATCCAGCGGAGGCGCCTCCCCTGCTGACGGGCCGGAGCCCGCCGCTGGCGCGGCCACCGACGGTTACGCATCGGAGGACTTCGTGAAGGGGTCGTCCGCGAGCTGCCGCGAGAGGAAAAAAG GTAATCCGTGGACTGAAGAAGAGCATAGAATGTTTTTACTCGGATTGCAAAAGCTTGGTAAAGGCGATTGGCGTGGCATATCTCGTAACTATGTGGTATCAAGGACACCTACTCAAGTGGCTAGCCACGCACAGAAGTATTTTATTCGTAAATCTAATATaacaagaagaaagagaagatcAAGCCTCTTTGATATGGAAGCCGATGAG CCCCTTGAACCTCAAACTTTGTTAGTGTTCCAAGAATCAGATGCACAAAATAACAAGCCGCTTCCAATACCTCCAATTCTGAATGAGGAAGATGAATCAATGGATTCTAAAGTGGAAATAATCGAAGAAGTGCCACAACCAGAAGCTCAGCAGCCCACTTATCCTTTAATGCTTCCCACATACTTTTCTCCATTTATACAATTTCCTTCCTCTTATTGGTCAGGATACAAAATGGATACTTTGGAGCAACAGACTCATGAAATTATTAAGCCAACAGCAGTGCGATCAAAGACTCCAATAAATATTGATGAGCTTGTGGGTATGTCAAAATTGAGTATAGGAGAGTCCCTTGTAGGGACCACATCTTCATTGGATTTTCGTGGAGGATCAAATAGGCAATCTGCTTTCCATGCTAATCCCTCCACGAGGTCTCAAACATGA